In Elephas maximus indicus isolate mEleMax1 chromosome 4, mEleMax1 primary haplotype, whole genome shotgun sequence, a genomic segment contains:
- the LOC126075603 gene encoding olfactory receptor 6C2-like — protein MTNCTVTTFILLGLTDDPQLQVLIFIFLFLTYMLSVTGNLTIITLILLDSHLKTAMYFFLQNFSFLEISFTSACIPRYLYNIGTGDKLITYSACASQVFFTDLFGVTEFFLLAAMAYDRYVAICKPLHYVTIMNSTVCRRLIFCCWLAGLFIIIPPLILGLNLEFCNLNTIDHFFCDASPLLKISCSNTWFMEQTVLICAVLTFIMTLMCVFLSYIYIIKTILGFLSAQQKKKAFSTCSSHMIVASITYGSCIFIYIKPSAKNSVAINKGVTVLTTSIAPMLNPFIYTLRNKQVKQAFNDSMKRIVIFSKK, from the coding sequence ATGACAAACTGCACAGTAACGACATTCATCCTGCTGGGACTGACAGATGACCCACAGCTGcaggttttgatttttatctttctctttctcacctaCATGTTGAGTGTAACTGGGAACCTGACAATCATCACACTCATCTTACTGGATTCTCACCTCAAGACAGCCATGTACTTCTTTCTACAAAATTTCTCCTTCTTAGAGATCTCATTCACATCTGCCTGTATTCCCAGATACTTGTACAACATAGGAACAGGTGACAAGCTCATTACCTATAGTGCCTGTGCCAGTCAAGTATTTTTTACTGACCTCTTTGGTGTGACAGAATTTTTCCTCCTGGcagccatggcctatgaccgctatgtggccatctgcaaacccCTACACTACGTGACCATCATGAACAGCACAGTCTGCAGAAGACTTATATTTTGCTGTTGGCTGGCTGGTCTGTTTATTATAATCCCCCCACTCATCCTGGGCTTGAATCTGGAATTTTGCAATTTGAATACTATTGATCATTTTTTCTGTGATGCATCTCCCCTCCTGAAGATCTCTTGTTCAAATACTTGGTTCATGGAACAGACTGTTTTAATCTGTGCTGTGCTGACTTTCATTATGACACTTATGTGTGTCTTTCTGTCCTACATTTATATCATCAAGACAATTCTAGGATTTCTGTCTGcccagcaaaagaaaaaagccttTTCTACTTGTTCTTCCCACATGATTGTGGCTTCTATCACCTATGGCAGCTGCATCTTCATCTACATTAAACCTTCAGCAAAGAATTCAGTGGCCATTAATAAGGGTGTGACAGTGCTCACCACTTCCATCGCCCCCATGCTGAATCCCTTCATTTACACCCTGAGGAACAAGCAAGTAAAACAGGCCTTCAATGACTCAATGAAAAGAAttgta